The genomic region GAATATCTTGGATTCCCGCTTTTTCCACGATGGAACGAACGGAAGCTCCCGCGATAATCCCGGTTCCCGCAGTACTCGGTTTCAAAAGCACTCTTGCCGATTTGAATTTTCCGACCACTTCGTGAGGAATCGTATGACCTTTGAAGTTGATTTTTACTAAATGTTTCTTTGCCGCTTCGATCGATTTACGGATCGCATCGGGAACTTCGTTCGCTTTACCGAAACCGATTCCCACTTTTCCTTTTTGATCGCCGACAACGCTCAGTGCGTTAAAGGAGAATCTACGTCCCCCTTTTACCACCTTCGCTACGCGGTCGATTTTTACGACCTTCTCAGAATATTCTTTCGATTCTTCGTCTTGATATGCCATCTCTTAGAACTCCAGTCCTGCTTCTCTCGCGCCTTCTGCGAAAGCGGCGATTCTTCCGTGAAAGATCATTCCGGAACGATCCAGCATGACTTGTTTAACTCCCTTTT from Leptospira kmetyi serovar Malaysia str. Bejo-Iso9 harbors:
- the rpsE gene encoding 30S ribosomal protein S5, with translation MAYQDEESKEYSEKVVKIDRVAKVVKGGRRFSFNALSVVGDQKGKVGIGFGKANEVPDAIRKSIEAAKKHLVKINFKGHTIPHEVVGKFKSARVLLKPSTAGTGIIAGASVRSIVEKAGIQDILTKSWGSSNPVNIVKATLDALEQLETPILAAKKRGISLNRLFGKD